One region of Synechococcus elongatus PCC 11801 genomic DNA includes:
- a CDS encoding creatininase family protein produces MLLQRSTWPEVEAYLQQSDGIIIPIGSTEQHGPIGLIGTDAICAEAIAQGVADRCQAIVGPTINVGMALHHLAFPGSISLRPSTLLQVLVDYLSSLAQHGFRHFYFINGHGGNIATVRAAFAEFYAVASDRRCPEPDRLRCHLANWFMVPAVTHLARELYGDEEGSHATPSEVALTQFVHPKSIKKAPLTAEVNTSHAIYAAADFRRRYPDGRMGSNPALATPEQGQRFYEAAVAALSQSYESFLVSE; encoded by the coding sequence ATGCTGTTGCAGCGTTCTACCTGGCCTGAAGTCGAAGCTTATCTGCAACAGAGTGACGGCATCATCATCCCTATCGGCTCCACTGAGCAACATGGCCCCATTGGACTCATTGGGACTGATGCAATTTGTGCGGAAGCGATCGCCCAGGGGGTTGCTGATCGATGCCAAGCGATCGTTGGGCCAACAATCAATGTCGGTATGGCGCTGCACCATCTCGCCTTCCCCGGCAGTATTAGCTTGCGACCCAGCACCCTGCTTCAGGTGTTGGTGGACTACCTCAGTAGCCTGGCTCAGCACGGCTTTCGCCACTTCTATTTCATCAATGGGCATGGGGGCAATATTGCAACGGTGCGTGCTGCGTTTGCGGAGTTTTACGCTGTGGCAAGCGATCGCCGCTGCCCAGAACCCGATCGCCTGCGCTGTCATCTCGCGAACTGGTTCATGGTGCCTGCAGTGACCCATCTGGCCCGCGAGCTGTATGGCGACGAAGAAGGGTCCCATGCCACCCCCAGTGAAGTCGCGCTCACGCAGTTCGTCCATCCCAAGTCCATTAAAAAAGCGCCGCTGACCGCTGAGGTGAACACCAGTCATGCTATCTATGCCGCAGCTGATTTCCGACGCCGCTATCCCGATGGTCGGATGGGGTCTAATCCTGCTCTCGCAACACCTGAACAGGGTCAACGTTTCTATGAAGCGGCTGTGGCAGCACTCAGCCAATCCTATGAATCTTTTCTGGTATCAGAGTGA
- a CDS encoding J domain-containing protein, with product MDEVTQARLLLQLPLDFDEAQLKQQYRQQAKALHPDRNDHPEAHTQFQELTIAYETLQQVLRDRAQAASIKHSDAADNPAGTRVTVTRRSSPTQSAPPPEPPPLTPEQQLLRRNAEVQLEDLRQKGQWVQALLVVDELLRALPHDARARRLKGWVYFNYAQQLIAQNKIDRARQYLKGALKWANSDAELWRRIETIYTQLERRGRW from the coding sequence ATGGATGAGGTCACTCAAGCTCGCTTGTTGCTGCAACTTCCTCTTGACTTTGATGAAGCGCAACTCAAGCAGCAGTATCGACAGCAGGCCAAAGCGCTCCATCCCGATCGCAACGATCATCCGGAAGCCCACACTCAGTTTCAGGAGTTGACGATCGCCTATGAAACGCTGCAGCAAGTCTTGCGCGATCGTGCTCAGGCCGCCTCTATTAAGCACTCAGACGCCGCTGATAATCCAGCAGGAACTCGCGTTACTGTCACCCGACGATCGTCCCCAACGCAATCTGCCCCCCCGCCAGAGCCCCCGCCGTTAACCCCCGAACAGCAGCTTCTCCGTCGCAATGCTGAGGTGCAACTTGAGGACTTACGGCAAAAGGGGCAATGGGTGCAGGCTTTGCTGGTCGTTGATGAACTGTTGCGGGCATTGCCTCACGATGCTCGAGCGCGACGGCTCAAGGGCTGGGTTTACTTCAACTATGCGCAGCAACTCATCGCTCAGAACAAGATCGATCGCGCTCGTCAGTACCTCAAAGGAGCCCTGAAATGGGCCAATAGTGACGCTGAATTGTGGCGACGGATCGAAACCATCTATACCCAACTCGAACGGCGGGGTCGCTGGTGA
- a CDS encoding DUF6679 family protein, giving the protein MLHRKIYQLCSDGREVWVFLRDQQRWIERARILDIEGDLVTLRYETEEEDEICSWEEMVRLESIGAVTQRLATFPRTNVEITVSEECPEAEQLPKSSGDLPEN; this is encoded by the coding sequence ATGCTACACCGCAAGATCTACCAACTTTGTAGCGACGGTCGGGAGGTCTGGGTGTTCCTTCGAGATCAGCAACGGTGGATTGAACGTGCTCGCATTCTCGATATCGAGGGCGACCTGGTGACACTCCGTTACGAAACAGAAGAAGAAGACGAAATTTGTTCTTGGGAAGAAATGGTTCGCCTCGAAAGTATTGGCGCGGTTACGCAGCGACTGGCTACATTCCCGCGTACAAACGTCGAGATCACTGTCTCTGAAGAATGTCCTGAAGCCGAACAACTGCCTAAAAGCAGTGGTGACTTGCCTGAAAACTAG
- a CDS encoding DNA-3-methyladenine glycosylase, producing MLEQPWQPLLTQPATDAAIALLGCWLVRRFADGRVIRGRIVETEAYAPGDPACHGYRRQTDRNRSMFGPPGQVYVYQIYGRYHCINLATEAGGLASAVLIRALEFPDIEAIAASGPGRLCRFLEIDRQLDGAYLGPTSPLDVEVVDQPLGRIIQTTRIGLTQGTDLPWRWYLAESPAVSRRDRRAEALQRGV from the coding sequence ATGTTGGAGCAGCCTTGGCAGCCCTTGTTGACCCAGCCTGCCACCGATGCCGCGATCGCACTCTTAGGCTGCTGGCTAGTTCGGCGCTTTGCCGATGGTCGCGTCATTCGCGGTCGCATTGTTGAGACTGAAGCGTATGCGCCTGGCGATCCGGCCTGTCATGGCTATCGTCGTCAGACCGATCGCAATCGATCAATGTTTGGCCCGCCGGGACAGGTCTATGTCTACCAAATCTATGGGCGCTATCACTGCATCAATCTCGCGACAGAAGCGGGAGGTCTGGCTAGTGCAGTGCTGATTCGGGCGCTGGAATTTCCTGACATTGAGGCGATCGCGGCATCTGGACCCGGACGACTCTGCCGTTTTTTGGAAATCGATCGCCAACTAGATGGGGCTTACTTGGGTCCGACCAGTCCCTTAGATGTGGAAGTCGTGGATCAGCCCTTGGGACGAATCATTCAAACCACGCGGATTGGCCTGACCCAAGGGACTGATTTACCGTGGCGCTGGTATTTGGCTGAGAGTCCTGCTGTTTCACGCCGCGATCGTCGTGCCGAAGCATTGCAACGAGGAGTTTGA